Proteins from one Mycobacterium sp. EPa45 genomic window:
- the egtC gene encoding ergothioneine biosynthesis protein EgtC translates to MCRHLGWLGQPVSIASLVLDPPCGLRVQSYAPRRQKHGLINADGWGVGFFDPGGQERSDSGDKPAGEVRRWRSASPLWGDVSFTSVSPALHSKCIVAAVRSATVGMPIEASASAPFSDGNWLLSHNGVVDRGVLPVSAAAESIVDSAMLAALIFDRGLDNLADTIVEVGAADPGARLNILAANGSRLVATTWGDTLSVLRRDDGVVLASEPYDDHPDWEDIPDRHLVEVSSGGQVTLTPMKGTS, encoded by the coding sequence ATGTGCCGGCATCTCGGCTGGCTGGGTCAACCGGTGTCGATCGCCTCGCTGGTCCTCGATCCGCCGTGCGGACTGCGAGTGCAGTCTTACGCCCCGCGCCGGCAAAAGCACGGGCTGATCAACGCCGACGGATGGGGTGTGGGCTTCTTCGACCCTGGGGGGCAGGAGCGAAGCGACTCGGGGGACAAGCCGGCCGGCGAAGTACGCCGGTGGCGCAGCGCGTCCCCGCTGTGGGGTGACGTGTCGTTCACGTCGGTCTCACCCGCCTTGCACAGCAAATGCATTGTCGCCGCGGTACGTTCGGCGACGGTTGGTATGCCGATCGAGGCCAGTGCGTCAGCGCCGTTCAGCGACGGCAACTGGCTGCTGTCCCACAACGGAGTCGTGGACCGCGGGGTGTTGCCGGTGAGTGCCGCCGCCGAATCGATCGTCGACAGTGCGATGCTAGCTGCGCTGATCTTCGACCGCGGGCTCGATAACCTGGCCGACACAATCGTCGAAGTCGGCGCCGCGGATCCCGGAGCACGTCTGAACATCCTGGCGGCCAACGGCTCTCGGCTCGTGGCCACCACGTGGGGCGATACGCTGTCGGTGCTGCGCCGCGACGATGGTGTGGTGCTGGCGAGTGAACCCTATGACGACCACCCTGATTGGGAAGACATCCCGGACCGGCACCTCGTCGAGGTGAGCAGCGGGGGACAGGTGACGCTGACACCGATGAAAGGAACTTCGTGA
- a CDS encoding catalase: MTEKFATTDAGAPAPSLEHSLTVGPDGPILLQDHYLIEQMATFNRERIPERQPHAKGGGAFGTFEVTQDVSQFTRAAFLQPGANTEMVARFSTVAGERGSPDTWRDPRGFALKFYTSEGNFDLVGNNTPVFFMRDPMKFQNFIRSQKRLQSSNLRDHHMQWDFWTLSPESAHQVTWLMGDRGIPKTWRNMNGYSSHTYSWINAGGELFWVKYHFKTDQGVEFLTQEEGDELAGTDGDYHQRDLFDSIEAGNFPSWTLHVQIMPFEEAKTYRFNPFDLTKVWPHGDYPLHEVGRMTLNRNVIDYHAQMEQAAFEPNNIVPGTGLSPDKMLLARGFSYSDAHRHRLGVNYKQIPVNTPKVDVRSYSKDGAMRIHNVTDPVYAPNSMGGPQADPARAAEVHWASDGDMVRTAYTLRPDDDDWGQAGTMVREVLDDDARERLAHNVIGHVSKGVKEPVLSRVFEYWRNIDPDLGKKIEEGVRSGQ; this comes from the coding sequence ATGACCGAAAAATTCGCCACGACTGACGCCGGTGCCCCGGCCCCGAGCCTCGAACATTCGCTGACCGTGGGCCCGGACGGTCCGATTCTCCTGCAGGACCACTATCTGATCGAGCAGATGGCGACGTTCAACCGCGAGCGCATACCGGAACGCCAGCCTCACGCCAAAGGCGGCGGTGCCTTCGGGACCTTCGAGGTGACACAGGACGTCAGCCAGTTCACCCGGGCGGCGTTTCTCCAGCCCGGCGCCAACACCGAGATGGTCGCGCGGTTCTCTACCGTCGCCGGCGAGCGCGGCAGCCCAGACACCTGGCGTGACCCCCGTGGGTTCGCGTTGAAGTTCTACACCTCTGAGGGCAACTTCGACCTCGTCGGCAATAACACCCCAGTGTTCTTCATGCGCGACCCGATGAAGTTCCAGAACTTCATCCGGTCGCAGAAGCGCCTCCAGTCGTCCAACCTGCGCGACCACCACATGCAGTGGGACTTCTGGACGCTGTCACCGGAATCCGCCCACCAGGTCACCTGGCTGATGGGCGATCGCGGCATCCCGAAGACCTGGCGCAACATGAACGGCTACTCCAGCCACACGTACAGCTGGATCAACGCCGGCGGCGAATTGTTCTGGGTGAAGTACCACTTCAAGACCGATCAGGGCGTCGAGTTCCTCACCCAGGAGGAAGGCGACGAGCTGGCCGGCACCGACGGTGACTACCACCAGCGCGATCTCTTCGATTCCATTGAGGCCGGCAACTTCCCGAGCTGGACGCTGCACGTGCAGATCATGCCGTTCGAGGAGGCCAAGACCTACCGATTCAATCCGTTCGACCTCACCAAGGTGTGGCCGCACGGCGACTACCCCCTGCACGAGGTCGGCCGAATGACGTTGAACCGCAACGTCATCGATTATCACGCCCAAATGGAACAGGCTGCCTTCGAGCCGAACAACATCGTTCCCGGCACCGGGCTGAGCCCGGACAAAATGCTGTTGGCCCGTGGCTTCTCGTATAGCGACGCCCACCGGCACCGGCTCGGCGTGAACTACAAGCAGATCCCGGTCAATACACCGAAGGTTGACGTGCGCAGCTACTCCAAAGACGGTGCGATGCGGATCCACAACGTCACCGACCCGGTTTATGCACCCAACTCGATGGGCGGTCCGCAAGCCGATCCCGCACGTGCGGCTGAGGTGCACTGGGCGTCGGACGGTGACATGGTCCGTACGGCCTACACGCTTCGACCCGATGACGACGACTGGGGACAGGCCGGCACGATGGTCCGCGAAGTACTCGACGACGACGCCCGAGAACGATTGGCGCACAACGTCATCGGCCACGTGTCCAAGGGTGTCAAGGAGCCGGTGCTGTCCCGGGTGTTCGAGTACTGGCGCAATATCGACCCCGACCTCGGGAAGAAGATCGAAGAAGGTGTGCGCAGCGGCCAGTGA
- a CDS encoding DUF308 domain-containing protein, producing MTETPERADEPATSPVATVDPPPPYYGPAPVAERPNRLYQAAAWVAIVAGIVFIVGAVFFTGFALGRHSGDGGWRHHGGDGDSQQFHHRGGPGGGPWGPMGPMMGPGAPGGSGGQNQGPGAGPGGPGGTGPGGTASPTPRP from the coding sequence ATGACCGAAACACCCGAGCGGGCCGACGAGCCCGCGACCAGCCCTGTTGCCACCGTCGATCCGCCCCCGCCCTACTACGGCCCGGCACCGGTTGCCGAGCGCCCCAACAGGCTCTACCAAGCCGCTGCGTGGGTTGCCATCGTGGCGGGCATCGTTTTCATCGTCGGCGCGGTCTTCTTCACGGGATTCGCCCTCGGACGCCACAGCGGCGACGGCGGCTGGCGTCACCACGGCGGTGATGGTGACTCGCAGCAGTTCCATCACCGAGGCGGACCCGGCGGCGGGCCGTGGGGCCCGATGGGTCCGATGATGGGCCCCGGCGCACCCGGTGGTTCGGGCGGACAGAACCAGGGTCCGGGAGCCGGGCCCGGCGGACCCGGCGGCACGGGACCGGGTGGCACCGCCTCCCCGACCCCTCGTCCCTGA
- a CDS encoding organic hydroperoxide resistance protein: MSIEVIYTAESTASGGGRDGHVKSSDNRIDLDTRPPKEAGGSGEGTNPEQLFSAGYAACFLGALQLVARSEKVSLDGASGITARVGFGKDADGGYGINAHLIGYLPGLEQRQADELMDKAHQVCPYSKATRGNIDVTLTAKV, from the coding sequence ATGAGTATCGAGGTCATCTACACCGCGGAGTCGACGGCCAGCGGTGGCGGCCGCGACGGCCATGTGAAGTCGTCGGACAACCGGATTGATCTGGACACCAGGCCGCCCAAGGAGGCGGGCGGCAGCGGCGAGGGCACGAATCCCGAGCAGCTGTTCTCGGCGGGCTATGCCGCCTGCTTCCTCGGGGCATTGCAGCTGGTGGCCCGTTCGGAGAAGGTGTCGCTCGACGGCGCATCGGGAATCACCGCGCGGGTCGGCTTCGGCAAGGATGCCGACGGCGGGTACGGCATCAACGCCCACCTCATCGGCTATCTGCCCGGGCTCGAGCAGAGGCAGGCCGACGAGCTGATGGACAAGGCCCACCAGGTGTGCCCGTACTCCAAGGCGACCCGGGGCAACATCGACGTCACGCTGACCGCCAAGGTCTGA
- a CDS encoding DUF4185 domain-containing protein has translation MFASNAGADPPSPAPDPILAPLAPGQVVRIGPIAGTGTPTRDYGIGATDLCEFMEFPTELLQICGDSFAGQGVGFGGWFSPIALRVAGDSVDDPEGIRYTGVVGMDKPLLADSTPAGSSQLPAGIVQINRQNYLLVTTTKDLVPQSSRLVKAVAGQGSWQTVAGSQRPAAYAGGRQTQISGYYDPIPTPDSQNGWVYIVANNFDRSGPVVLYRTAPQTFTDRSRWQGWAAGPGGGWNKTPTPLWPDKVGEMSMREVDGKPVLSYFNASTGNMEMRVAYVPTGLGAAPVTTVVQAGDWPDPPQSLPPPDDNRLAQPYGGYISPGSTLDEVRVFISQWNTAPRDRAPYRVLQFAVNPVKPWS, from the coding sequence ATGTTCGCCTCGAACGCAGGCGCCGACCCGCCAAGTCCGGCACCCGATCCGATCCTGGCGCCACTGGCACCGGGTCAGGTGGTGCGGATCGGGCCGATCGCGGGTACCGGGACACCGACTCGCGATTACGGTATCGGGGCGACCGATCTATGCGAGTTCATGGAATTCCCAACCGAACTGCTGCAGATCTGTGGTGACAGCTTTGCCGGGCAGGGCGTCGGCTTCGGCGGGTGGTTCTCGCCGATCGCACTGCGCGTCGCCGGTGACTCGGTCGACGATCCCGAGGGGATTCGGTACACCGGGGTCGTCGGTATGGACAAGCCGCTGCTCGCCGATTCCACGCCGGCGGGCTCGTCGCAGCTGCCGGCCGGGATAGTGCAGATCAACCGGCAGAACTATCTGCTGGTGACCACCACCAAGGATTTGGTGCCGCAGAGCTCGCGGCTGGTGAAAGCAGTTGCCGGACAGGGCAGTTGGCAAACCGTTGCCGGATCGCAGCGACCCGCCGCCTATGCCGGTGGACGCCAGACCCAGATCAGCGGCTACTACGACCCGATCCCGACCCCGGATTCACAAAACGGCTGGGTGTACATCGTGGCCAACAATTTCGACCGGTCGGGTCCGGTGGTGCTCTACCGGACCGCCCCGCAGACCTTCACCGACCGCTCACGTTGGCAGGGTTGGGCGGCCGGTCCCGGTGGCGGGTGGAACAAGACGCCGACACCGCTGTGGCCGGACAAGGTCGGGGAAATGAGCATGCGGGAAGTCGACGGCAAGCCAGTGCTGTCGTATTTCAATGCCAGCACCGGGAACATGGAGATGCGGGTCGCCTACGTCCCGACCGGCCTGGGCGCCGCGCCGGTGACGACGGTGGTGCAGGCCGGCGACTGGCCCGACCCTCCTCAGAGCCTGCCGCCGCCCGACGACAATCGGCTCGCACAGCCCTACGGCGGCTACATCTCGCCGGGCTCGACGCTCGACGAAGTTCGGGTGTTCATCAGCCAGTGGAACACCGCGCCGCGCGACCGCGCGCCCTATCGCGTACTGCAGTTCGCGGTGAACCCGGTCAAGCCCTGGTCTTGA
- a CDS encoding aspartate-semialdehyde dehydrogenase: protein MVAIGVVGATGQVGQVMRTLLEERDFPVTSVRFFASSRSAGKKLPFRGQEIEVEDAETADPSGLDIALFSAGATMSRVQAPRFAAAGVVVIDNSSAWRKDPQVPLVVSEVNFARDAGNRPKGIIANPNCTTMAAMPVLKVLHEEAQLVRMIASTYQAVSGSGLAGVDELATQARAVIDDVEELVHDGSALDYPAPVKYVAPIAFNVVPLAGSLVDDGSGETDEDQKLRNESRKILGIPELAVSGTCVRVPVFTGHSLSINAEFAQPISPERATELLAGAPGVKLVDVPTPLAAAGVDETLVGRIRRDPGVPDGRGLALFLSGDNLRKGAALNTIQIAELLAAEL, encoded by the coding sequence GTGGTTGCGATCGGCGTAGTAGGAGCGACCGGCCAGGTCGGTCAGGTGATGCGGACGCTGCTGGAGGAGCGGGACTTCCCGGTTACCAGTGTGCGGTTCTTCGCCTCGTCCCGTTCGGCGGGCAAGAAGTTGCCGTTCCGAGGTCAGGAGATCGAGGTCGAGGACGCGGAGACCGCTGATCCCTCGGGCCTGGACATTGCGTTGTTCTCCGCAGGCGCGACGATGTCGCGAGTGCAGGCGCCGCGGTTCGCCGCCGCCGGTGTGGTCGTGATCGACAACTCCTCCGCGTGGCGCAAAGACCCGCAAGTGCCCTTGGTGGTGTCCGAGGTGAACTTCGCCCGCGACGCCGGCAACAGGCCCAAAGGCATTATCGCCAACCCGAATTGCACCACCATGGCTGCGATGCCGGTGCTCAAGGTGCTGCACGAAGAAGCGCAGCTGGTGCGAATGATCGCCTCGACCTATCAGGCGGTTTCCGGCAGCGGTCTGGCCGGTGTGGACGAGCTGGCCACCCAGGCACGCGCGGTGATCGACGACGTCGAGGAGCTGGTGCACGACGGGTCGGCGCTGGACTACCCCGCTCCCGTGAAATACGTTGCGCCGATTGCGTTCAACGTGGTGCCGCTGGCCGGCTCGCTGGTCGACGACGGCTCCGGTGAGACCGACGAAGATCAGAAGCTTCGCAATGAGAGCCGCAAGATCCTCGGTATCCCCGAACTGGCCGTATCGGGAACGTGTGTGCGGGTGCCGGTGTTCACCGGGCACTCACTGTCGATCAACGCCGAATTCGCACAGCCCATTTCGCCCGAGCGGGCCACCGAACTGCTTGCCGGTGCGCCCGGTGTGAAGCTCGTCGACGTGCCCACGCCGCTGGCTGCCGCCGGGGTGGACGAGACGCTGGTCGGCCGGATCCGCCGCGATCCCGGCGTGCCGGACGGCCGCGGGCTGGCACTGTTTCTCTCGGGCGACAACCTGCGAAAAGGTGCTGCCCTCAACACCATTCAGATCGCCGAGCTGCTGGCCGCCGAGCTCTGA
- the egtA gene encoding ergothioneine biosynthesis glutamate--cysteine ligase EgtA codes for MTFVVTSEPGRARSGSGADERVLTSSSSAALHIAAASLEDGSIGRVGLELEAHCFDLRDPLRRPGWSELSDVIDSVGPLPGGSAVTVEPGGAVELSGPPADGPVPAIAALALDRTALRSVFADAGLGLILLGADPLRSPHRVNPGARYQAMEQFFVASNSASAGAAMMTSTASIQINLDAGPRDGWAHRVRLAHALGPTMVAIAANSPLLAGDFTGWVSARQRVWSQLDSARCGPILGASGDDPGTDWARYALKAPVMLVHNPEPVAITEHVPFADWADGLVLLGDRRPTTADLDYHLTTLFPPVRPRRWLEIRYLDGVPDELLPAVVFLVVTLLDDPAVAGLAAEAVEPVATAWDLAARVGLGDGRLYEAANRCVALAAERAPAELSESMQRLVQNVEAGRCPADDFADQAIQRGIEGAVLQMAEAT; via the coding sequence ATGACGTTCGTCGTCACGTCCGAGCCGGGCCGGGCACGAAGCGGGTCGGGTGCGGACGAACGCGTCCTGACCAGTTCTTCCTCGGCAGCACTGCACATCGCCGCCGCCTCCCTGGAGGACGGCTCGATCGGCCGGGTAGGCCTGGAGCTCGAGGCGCACTGCTTCGACCTGCGCGATCCGCTGCGCCGTCCCGGTTGGTCGGAGCTCAGCGACGTGATCGACTCCGTCGGGCCGCTACCCGGCGGCAGCGCGGTCACCGTGGAACCTGGTGGCGCGGTGGAACTGTCCGGCCCCCCGGCCGACGGGCCGGTGCCGGCGATCGCTGCCTTGGCGCTCGACAGAACAGCCCTTCGTTCGGTGTTCGCCGACGCCGGCCTCGGTCTGATCCTGCTGGGGGCCGATCCGCTGCGTAGCCCGCATCGAGTCAATCCGGGCGCCCGGTACCAGGCGATGGAGCAGTTTTTCGTCGCCTCGAACTCCGCAAGCGCGGGCGCCGCGATGATGACGTCGACGGCCTCGATTCAGATCAACCTCGACGCCGGCCCGCGGGACGGCTGGGCCCACCGGGTGCGGCTGGCGCATGCGCTCGGCCCGACGATGGTCGCGATCGCGGCGAACTCGCCGCTGCTCGCCGGTGACTTCACCGGTTGGGTGTCCGCCCGCCAGCGGGTGTGGAGCCAGCTGGACTCTGCGCGCTGCGGACCTATCCTCGGCGCCAGTGGTGACGATCCTGGCACTGACTGGGCGCGTTATGCGCTCAAGGCGCCGGTGATGCTGGTGCACAACCCTGAACCGGTGGCGATCACCGAGCACGTGCCGTTCGCCGACTGGGCCGACGGGTTGGTACTGCTGGGCGATCGCCGGCCGACGACCGCGGATCTCGACTACCACCTCACCACGTTGTTCCCACCGGTGCGGCCGCGTCGCTGGCTGGAGATCCGCTACCTCGACGGCGTGCCCGACGAACTGCTGCCGGCGGTGGTGTTCCTGGTCGTCACTCTGCTCGATGATCCGGCCGTCGCCGGACTGGCCGCCGAGGCCGTCGAACCCGTTGCTACGGCGTGGGATCTGGCTGCCCGGGTCGGGCTCGGAGACGGCCGCCTCTACGAGGCGGCCAACCGCTGCGTCGCGCTCGCGGCCGAACGGGCACCCGCGGAATTATCGGAGTCGATGCAGCGGTTGGTGCAGAACGTGGAAGCAGGCCGCTGCCCAGCCGACGACTTCGCCGACCAAGCGATCCAACGGGGCATCGAGGGCGCCGTGTTGCAGATGGCCGAGGCGACGTGA
- the egtB gene encoding ergothioneine biosynthesis protein EgtB, translating to MIARETLARDLDRARERTLALTDFDDDELHRQYSPLMSPLVWDLAHIGQQEELWLLRDGDPNRPGMLPANIEGLYDAFVHSRASRVDLPLLTPAQSRAYCNSVRAAALDVLDTVSHRDDDAEVTFRFGLVISHENQHDETILQALNLRSGAPILTPHATLPRGRPGLAGTSVVVPGGPFVLGVDAATEPLSLDNERPAHVVDVPAFRIGRVPVTNAEWRQFIDDGGYNQPRWWSPRGWEHRVHADLSAPQFWNPDGSRTRFGHVEAIPGDEPVQHVTFFEAEAYAAWAGARLPTEVEWEKAAAWDPVVGARRRYPWGADAPTPQRANLDGYALRPAPVGAYPGGASAYGAEQMLGDVWEWTTSPLRPWPGFTPMIYQRYSEPFFDGDYKVLRGGSWAVGADTLRPSFRNWDHPIRRQIFSGVRLAWDI from the coding sequence GTGATCGCACGCGAGACGCTGGCGCGCGACCTCGACCGGGCCCGCGAGCGCACCCTGGCCCTCACCGACTTCGACGATGACGAGTTGCATCGCCAGTACAGCCCGCTGATGAGCCCGCTGGTGTGGGACCTCGCCCACATCGGCCAGCAGGAAGAGCTATGGCTGCTGCGCGACGGCGATCCGAACAGACCGGGCATGTTGCCGGCCAATATCGAAGGCCTCTACGACGCATTCGTGCACAGCCGCGCCAGCCGCGTCGACCTTCCGCTGCTGACACCGGCGCAGTCGAGGGCCTACTGCAACAGCGTGCGCGCCGCGGCCCTCGACGTGCTGGACACCGTGTCCCACCGCGACGACGACGCCGAGGTGACGTTCCGGTTCGGTCTGGTGATCAGCCACGAGAACCAGCACGACGAAACGATCCTGCAGGCGCTGAACCTGCGCAGCGGCGCACCGATCCTGACGCCCCACGCAACCCTGCCCCGGGGTCGGCCCGGACTGGCCGGCACCTCGGTGGTAGTGCCCGGCGGTCCGTTCGTCCTGGGCGTCGACGCGGCGACCGAGCCGCTGTCCCTGGACAACGAGCGTCCCGCCCACGTGGTCGACGTGCCGGCGTTCCGGATCGGCCGGGTGCCGGTGACCAACGCCGAGTGGCGCCAGTTCATCGACGACGGCGGCTACAACCAACCGCGGTGGTGGTCACCGCGCGGATGGGAGCATCGGGTCCACGCCGACCTGAGCGCGCCGCAGTTCTGGAACCCGGACGGCTCGCGAACCCGGTTCGGTCACGTGGAGGCCATTCCTGGTGACGAACCCGTGCAGCACGTGACTTTTTTCGAAGCCGAGGCCTATGCCGCGTGGGCGGGTGCCCGGTTGCCCACCGAGGTCGAGTGGGAGAAGGCGGCCGCGTGGGATCCCGTGGTCGGGGCACGGCGCCGCTACCCGTGGGGAGCCGACGCACCAACGCCGCAGCGGGCCAATTTGGACGGGTACGCACTGCGCCCCGCGCCGGTCGGTGCCTACCCGGGCGGGGCATCCGCCTACGGCGCGGAGCAGATGCTCGGCGACGTGTGGGAATGGACCACCTCGCCGTTGCGGCCGTGGCCGGGCTTCACTCCGATGATCTATCAACGCTATTCGGAGCCATTCTTCGACGGAGACTACAAAGTACTGCGCGGCGGGTCGTGGGCGGTGGGTGCCGACACACTGCGGCCCAGCTTCCGCAATTGGGATCACCCGATCCGCAGGCAGATCTTCTCCGGTGTGCGCCTGGCGTGGGACATCTGA
- the egtE gene encoding ergothioneine biosynthesis PLP-dependent enzyme EgtE produces MSARDALADSWREARLPAAGVHLDSAACSRQSLAAIDAAAAHARHESEVGGYIAAEAAAPVLDAGRAGIAALTGMSSADVIFTTGSGNALQLLLGVWPMERTVACLPGEYGPNLAEFAARDFTRQALPVDSLGRVDPDAARTMLVETPPAMVHLTAVASHRGVVQPVAAVARVCREIGVPLIVDAAQALGHVDCAVDADAVYSSSRKWLAGPRGVGVLAVRPALADLLQSPPWAGAMSALQCLELGEANVAARVGFSVAVGQHLAAGPEKVRQRLTALGQQARTILSEIPGWRVVEPADAPTAITTLEPTEGADPVRVRARLIDEYGIVTTAAGVERAPMELTTPVLRVSPHVDATADDLETLVTALRAVT; encoded by the coding sequence GTGAGCGCACGCGACGCCCTCGCCGACAGCTGGCGCGAGGCGCGGCTGCCCGCTGCCGGCGTGCATCTCGACAGCGCAGCATGCTCGCGGCAGAGCCTGGCGGCCATCGATGCCGCAGCCGCGCACGCCCGCCATGAGTCCGAGGTCGGCGGTTACATCGCCGCAGAAGCGGCGGCACCGGTGCTCGACGCCGGACGCGCCGGTATCGCTGCGTTGACCGGAATGTCCTCGGCTGACGTCATTTTCACCACCGGCTCGGGCAATGCGCTGCAATTGCTGCTGGGCGTATGGCCGATGGAGCGCACGGTTGCGTGCCTGCCCGGCGAGTACGGCCCCAACCTCGCGGAGTTCGCGGCCCGCGATTTCACGCGGCAGGCGCTACCGGTCGACAGCCTCGGGCGGGTCGATCCGGATGCGGCCCGCACGATGCTGGTCGAGACCCCGCCGGCGATGGTCCACCTGACCGCGGTGGCCAGCCACCGCGGTGTCGTGCAACCGGTCGCCGCGGTTGCGCGGGTGTGCCGGGAGATCGGTGTTCCGCTGATCGTCGATGCTGCCCAGGCGCTGGGCCACGTCGACTGCGCGGTCGATGCCGACGCCGTCTACTCGTCGTCGCGCAAGTGGCTGGCGGGGCCGCGCGGAGTCGGGGTGCTCGCGGTGCGCCCCGCGCTGGCGGACTTGTTGCAGTCCCCGCCGTGGGCCGGCGCGATGTCGGCGCTGCAGTGCCTGGAACTTGGCGAAGCCAATGTTGCTGCGCGGGTGGGATTTTCCGTCGCGGTGGGCCAGCATCTCGCGGCCGGGCCGGAGAAGGTTCGGCAGCGCTTAACTGCACTCGGCCAACAGGCGCGCACGATACTTTCCGAAATTCCCGGCTGGCGGGTGGTGGAGCCCGCCGACGCGCCCACCGCGATCACCACGCTGGAGCCCACTGAAGGTGCCGACCCGGTGCGGGTGCGCGCCCGGCTGATCGACGAGTACGGCATCGTGACGACCGCGGCCGGGGTCGAGCGGGCACCCATGGAATTGACGACTCCGGTGTTGCGAGTCTCACCGCACGTGGACGCGACCGCCGACGACCTCGAGACACTGGTCACCGCGTTGCGCGCCGTAACCTGA
- a CDS encoding sensor domain-containing protein has product MRPAAAAAAVLASAVVAGPAQARPADPGVVSYAVLAKGSVGNIVGAPMTWESVSTNPEQNFWVDVPVCNNWADIGLPEVFYDPDLASFNSAVTQTSATDQNHLVKQAVGVFATADAAGRAYHRVIDRTVGCAGQTAAMHLDDGTIQVWSFGGAAPTPTDAVWVKQEADTDRRCFTQTRLRENVLLQAKVCQSGNGGPAVNVLAGAMQNTLGI; this is encoded by the coding sequence ATGCGTCCCGCCGCAGCGGCCGCCGCCGTGCTGGCCAGCGCCGTCGTGGCTGGTCCGGCGCAGGCCCGTCCGGCGGATCCGGGCGTGGTGTCCTACGCCGTTCTGGCCAAGGGTTCGGTCGGCAATATCGTCGGCGCACCGATGACGTGGGAATCGGTGAGCACCAACCCCGAGCAGAACTTCTGGGTCGATGTGCCGGTCTGCAACAACTGGGCCGATATCGGGCTGCCGGAGGTGTTCTACGACCCCGACCTCGCGTCGTTCAACAGCGCGGTGACCCAGACGTCGGCCACCGACCAGAACCACCTCGTCAAGCAAGCCGTCGGCGTCTTCGCCACCGCCGACGCCGCCGGCCGCGCGTACCACCGCGTAATCGATCGCACCGTCGGTTGCGCCGGGCAGACCGCCGCCATGCACCTCGACGACGGAACGATCCAGGTGTGGTCGTTCGGCGGTGCGGCCCCCACCCCCACAGACGCCGTGTGGGTCAAGCAGGAAGCAGATACCGATCGTCGTTGTTTCACCCAGACGCGCCTGCGGGAAAACGTGTTGCTCCAAGCGAAGGTCTGCCAGTCCGGAAACGGCGGCCCCGCGGTCAACGTGCTGGCCGGCGCCATGCAGAACACGCTGGGTATATAG
- the egtD gene encoding L-histidine N(alpha)-methyltransferase codes for MTFTLSNYLAADAAAQALRDDVLNGLTQTPKSLPPKWFYDAVGSDLFDQITRLPEYYPTRTEAQILRDQSPAIAAASAADTLVELGSGTSEKTRLLLSAMRDHGSLRRFVPFDVDATVLELAGAALGREYPDLEIDAVCGDFEEHLAKIPTGGRRLFVFLGSTIGNLTAGPRAKFLAALADVLDPGDSLLLGTDLVKDSDRLVRAYDDSAGVTARFNLNVLAVVNRELDADFDVDAFEHVARWNTEEERIEMWLRATTAQQVFAAGLGLRVDFDAGEEMLTEVSCKFRPEAVAQELAGAGLRRTQWWTDPAGDFGLSLAVK; via the coding sequence GTGACGTTCACGCTGTCGAACTACCTGGCCGCTGACGCCGCCGCCCAGGCGCTGCGCGACGATGTGCTCAACGGCTTGACGCAGACACCGAAGTCATTGCCGCCCAAGTGGTTCTACGATGCGGTCGGTAGTGACCTGTTCGACCAGATCACCCGGCTGCCGGAGTATTACCCGACCCGCACCGAGGCACAGATCCTGCGAGATCAATCGCCGGCGATCGCCGCGGCCAGCGCCGCTGACACCTTGGTGGAACTCGGCAGCGGAACGTCCGAGAAAACGCGGTTGCTGCTGAGCGCCATGCGCGACCATGGATCACTGCGGCGTTTTGTGCCCTTTGACGTCGACGCGACGGTGTTGGAGTTGGCGGGCGCCGCGTTGGGTCGTGAATATCCCGACCTCGAGATCGACGCGGTGTGTGGCGATTTCGAGGAACATTTGGCCAAGATCCCCACCGGCGGCCGGCGATTGTTCGTCTTCCTCGGCTCCACGATCGGCAATCTGACGGCGGGCCCGCGCGCCAAGTTCCTCGCGGCGCTTGCCGACGTCCTCGATCCGGGCGACAGCCTGCTGCTGGGCACCGATCTCGTCAAGGACTCCGACCGCTTGGTCCGCGCCTATGACGACAGCGCCGGCGTGACCGCGCGCTTCAACCTCAATGTGCTGGCCGTGGTCAACCGCGAACTGGACGCCGACTTCGACGTCGACGCCTTCGAGCACGTGGCCCGCTGGAACACCGAAGAAGAACGCATCGAGATGTGGCTGCGCGCAACGACTGCGCAGCAGGTGTTCGCGGCAGGCCTGGGCCTGCGGGTTGACTTCGACGCCGGTGAGGAGATGCTCACCGAGGTGTCGTGCAAGTTCCGGCCTGAGGCGGTCGCCCAGGAACTCGCCGGCGCCGGACTGCGCCGGACGCAGTGGTGGACGGATCCGGCCGGTGACTTCGGGCTGTCGCTGGCGGTGAAGTGA